DNA from Paraburkholderia largidicola:
ATTCAGAGCGATCTCAGCGACGTCGCTTCGCATGAAAGCGTCGTCGAAGAAGCCGTGCGCTTCAAGGGAAGTCTCGAATGTCTCGTCAACAACGCGGGCATCGGATCGCCTAGCCGCGGCGACCTGCTCGACGTATCGCCGAAAGCATTCGATGCCGTGCTCGGCGTCAATCTGCGCGGCACGTTCTTTACGACGCAGGTCGTCGCTCGCCACATGTGTGCGACATCGTCGACGGCCGCCCGTTCGATCGTAACGGTTTCGTCGGTATCGGCGGACATGGCATCGCCCGAGCGCGCCGAATACTGCCTGTCCAAATCCGCGCTGCCGATGATGACGCGCCTGTTCGCATTGCGCCTTGCGAGCGCAAATGTCGGCGTGTTCGAAGTACGGCCCGGCATTATCCGCACGCCGATGACATCCGGTGTCGCGGAGAAATACGAGGCGCGTTTCCGCGAGGGCCTGGTTCCCGCCGGCCGCTGGGGCGAAAGCGACGAAGTGGGCCAGGCGGTCGCGACGCTTGCCAGCGGCTTGCTGCCCTTCGCGACGGGCAGCGTGGTCAACGTGGATGGCGGCCTGTCCATCCCCGCATTCTGAGCCGACTGACATGAAAACGACGACATATGACTACGTGATCGTGGGCGGCGGCTCGGCCGGTTGTGTACTGGCCAATCGCCTGAGCGCCGATCCCTCGATCAAGGTCCTGCTGCTCGAAGCCGGCGGTTCCGATCGCCATCCGTTCTTCTCGATGCCTGCCGGCTTCGCGAAGATGACGCGCGGCATCGGTTCGTGGGGCTGGTTCACCGTGCCGCAGAAGCATCTGAACAATCGCGTGCTGCGCTTCACGCAAGCGAAGGTGATCGGCGGCGGTTCGTCGATCAACGCGCAGATCTATACGCGCGGAGTCCCTGCCGATTACGACGATTGGGAACAGAAAGCGGGCGCGACGGGTTGGTCTTATCGCGATGTGCTGCCGTACTTCAAGAAGTCCGAAAACAACCAGCGCTTTGCGAACGAGTATCACAGTTATGGCGGCCCGCTCGGCGTATCGAATCCGATTAGCCCCTTGCCGATCTGCGAGGCGTTCTTTCAGGCTGGACAGGAACTCGGTATTCCGTTCAATCCGGACTTCAATGGCGCGAGCCAGGAAGGGCTGGGCTATTACCAACTCACGCAACTGGATGCACGGCGTTCATCGACGGCAGCGGGCTTTATCCGACCGGTGCTCGGACGTGCGAATCTGACGGTCTCGATGCAGGCGCGAACGCTGCGTGTGATCGTCGAGGGAAACCGCGCGACAGGCGTCGAATACGTGACAGGCGATAGCCGCGATCCGCAGATCGTGCGCGCATCGCGTGAAGTGATCGTGTCGTCGGGTGCGATCGGGTCGCCGAAGCTGTTGATGCAATCGGGCATCGGTCCCGCCGATCATCTGGCGTCCGTTGGCATCAAACCTGTCCACGATCTTCGCGGCGTCGGGTCCAATCTGCAGGATCATCTCGACCTCTTCGTCATCGCCGAATGCACGGGCGATCACACCTACGACAAGTACAACAAGCTGCACAACGCCGCGTGGGCCGGTTTGCAATACCTATTGCTGAAGAAAGGCCCGGTTGCATCGAGTCTCTTTGAAACGGGTGGCTTCTGGTATGCGGATCGCGACGCGCGGGACCGCTCGCCCGATATCCAGTTTCATCTCGGCCTCGGGTCCGGTATCGAAGCGGGCATGGCGAAGCTGAACAATGCGGGCGTTACGCTGAACACCGCGTATCTTCGCCCGCGCTCGCGCGGCACGGTGCGCCTTGCCAGCGCGAACCCCGCTGCCGCACCGCTGCTCGATCCGAACTACTGGGCCGATCCATACGATCGCGACATGGCGATCAAGGGCTTGCGGCTCGCGCGCGACATCCTGCGCGCCCCAGCGATGAAGCGTTATGTGCAAAGCGAAGTTCTGCCGGGAGCGCGCGTGAATACCGATCAGGAACTGTTCGACTATGCATGCGCGAATGCAAAAACGGACCACCACCCCGTCGGCACCTGCCGCATGGGACGGCCCGACGATCCCGACAGCGTCGTCACACCCGACTTGCGTCTTATCGGACTGGATGGCCTGAGAGTCGTCGACGCGTCCGTCATGCCCTATCTGCCTTCGTGCAACACGAATGCACCGACGATCATGGTCGCCGAAAAAGCCGCCGACATGATCATTCAATCCCAGACATCGAGAGGTTTCCGTGAACATCAATCTGCCAACGCCGGAAGGTTCAACCAGCCCGTACACGATGCAGCACCGGGAAGACCAGGTTCCGCCGTCCACCGCGCCGACGTTTAACCGCGTCGCGTATGCGGCGGCGCATGTCGTCGTCGATCCATCGCGTGCGTACGAGCCTTGGGGCGATACGCCGCCCGTCGACTGGGACGCAACGCTTGCATTTCGCAGCTACCTGTATGGCCTGGGATTCAAGGTGGCCGAAGCGATGGATACCGCGCAACGCGGCATGGGCATCGGCTGGCCAACCGCCGCTGAACTGATCCGACGCAGCATCGCGCACGCGCGCAGCATCCCCGGCGCGGACCTGGCGTGCGGCGCGGGCACCGATCATCTCGACGGCACGCGCAGCCATACGCTTGCCGACATTGTCGGCGCCTACAAGGACCAGTTCGAAGTAATCGAATCAGCGGGCGGCCGGCCGATCATGATGGCGAGCCGCGCTTTGTGCGCAGCAGCGCAGTCCGCCGACGACTACAAGCACGTCTACGATGCCGTGATCTCCGCGTCACGCAACAAGGTCGTATTGCATTGGCTCGGCGACGCGTTCGATGCTTCGCTCTCCGGCTACTGGGGTAGCCGCGACGTCGCGACAGCGATGGCGACTGTGCTCGACATCATCCGGCTTCATCGGGACAAGATCGAAGGCATCAAGATCTCGCTGCTCAACGCGGAATATGAGCGTCAGCTCAGATCGCGGCTGCCCGAGAGCGTCGTGATGTTCACCGGTGACGACTACAATTACGGCGAACTCATCGCGGGCGACAGCACCGGCCATTCGCATGCGCTACTCGGCATCTTCGACCCGATCGCGCCTGTCGCATCGCGCGCATTGGTGAAGCTCGCGGCTGGCGAGACCGATGCATATCGCCAGATCATCGATCCCACGGTTGCGCTATCGCGCGAACTCTTCGTTGCGCCCACGCAGTATTACAAGGCTGGCGTCGTTTTTCTCGCATGGCTCAACGGACATCAACGGCACTTCTCGATGGCAGGCGGCATGCAGTCGGCGCGATCTGTCGCGCACTACGCGGAGGTGTTCAGGAAGGCGGACGTCGCGGGCGTATTGACTCGCCCCGAACTGGCTCGCCGTCGCATGAGCGAGTATCTGAGTCTCGCTGCGGGTATCGATAACTGAAAACCGGTTCGCGCATCGCGAGCCCGATTGGAGACGAAGCATGACAACACAGGCAACCTCCGCAGTTTCAGCGTCGTCGGTGAGCGATGCCGATGCGAATGTGACAGGCAAGGATCTTCGACGCGTCATCGCGGCAAGCGTCGCCGGCAGCGCAATGGAGTGGTACGACTTCAGCATCTACGGGACCGCTTCAGCGCTCATCTTTTCGGATTTGTTCTTTCCGGGACTCGACAAGGCCGCAGGACTGCTCGCGATCTTCGGCGCGTACGCCGCGGGGTTCTTCGCGCGGCCGTTTGGCGGGCTGTTCTTCGGCTGGCTCGGCGACAAATATGGTCGCAAGAGCGTGCTGGTTGCGACCGTGCTGCTGATGGGCGGCTCGACCTTCTGCATCGGCCTGTTGCCAACGTGGCACCAGGTCGGCGTGTGGGCGGCCGCATTGCTCGTGGCATTGCGTCTGCTCCAGGGTTTCGGCGCGGGCGCGGAACAGGCGGGCGCTTCGTTGATCGTGTCGGAGTTCGCGCCACCCGCCCGGCGTGGCTTCTATGCGGCACTGCCTTTTGCTGGCTGCATCATCGGCATTCTGCTCGCGAACGGCATCTTCACGCTCGTCCAGCGGCTGCCGAAGGACGAATTTCTCAGCTATGGCTGGCGGGTGCCGTTTCTGTTCAGCGTGTTCGTCATCGTTGCCGGTATCGTGATCCGGATGCGCGTGAAGGAAAGTCCTGTGTTCGAAGAGATCAGGAAGTCGGGGCATGCGAGCAAACAGCCGGTGCGCGATCTAATGTCGGAGGCACGCGGCACGCTGCTGGTCGCGTTCTGCCTGCGCGTCGGCGAAAACGGCTCTTCGTACCTGTATCAGGTATTCGCGCTCAGCTATCTGACCAAGGTGCTGCTGGTCGACAAGTCGGTTGGTACGATCGGTCTCACGATCGCTGCAGCGCTCGCGGTGTTCACCATTCCGATGATGGGCTGGCTGTCCGATCGCTTCGGCCGGCGGCTGATGTATCGGCTCGTTGCGCTGTTCACCTGCCTTTGGGCATTTCCTGCCTTCTGGCTGTTCACCACGAAGGACCCCGTGCTGATCGTGATCAGCATGGCTGTCGCGATCGGTGTCGGCGTGTTCGGGATGTATGGGATTCAGGGCGCGTATTTTCCTGAACTGTTCAATGCGCGCTATCGATACACGGGCATCGCGGTCAGCAAGGAGTTCGCTGCCGTCGCGTCCGGAGGCATCGCGCCCTTTATAGCGGCTGCGTTGCTCGCGTGGGCACAAGGTGCGTACTGGCCGATTTCTACCTACATCGCTGTGTTAGCAGGTATCAGCTTCATCGCAACACTTTTTGCACCGGAGACTCAGGGGATCAGTCTTCGACAATAGTTCGCGAACGTCGAACGGCCGGTTACCGTTTCGCAGGAGACGCTCGTTGAAGTTCAGGGAGTGTCTCCTTGTGGCCGGAACGACTCATTCAACAACTGGCAGAAGTGCAAGCCGCTGTCACAGGCTAGGAACGTAAGCAGACTAACCTGACTCTGAACGGTATGCAAAGTCATACAATACGAGGCTTTGGGTACTGGTCGCTGCTAGTGCGGCGAAGAACAGTCCTTTTATGGTTTGTGCTGCAGGCGGCGACGAGGCCTGTGCTACATGGCTTCAAAGCGGCGATGCAGGTCCTGACAGACTCCAGTCGTTTGCCGGCTCGTACGCAACCTGACCGAAATACACCATCCGCCAATTCTGCAATTTGGAAAAATCTTTCGCGAAACCCGCGACGGAATCGTGGACCAGATAGTCGAAGAAGTCGAGCAAACGGTCGCGCTGTTCCGCCTCGCCGACAATCAGCGAGACATCCTCATATGCCCTTGCAAGCGTCTCTTCCCGCAAGCTGAGTTTGCCGCCGTCGAGCCGTTTGGTCTCGGCGGAAGCAGTCGCCTCATTCACAGCGTTGCCATCCGCCGTGATAATGGCGAGTTCCTTCCTGACGTTCGGCACGAGGTCGTTATTGTGGGTCTCGGTCAGTACCTGTTCGGCTGCCGCAACCCGCGCCTGGGCTTTCTCGTCGTTCGTGAGCTTCGACAGATAGCTGCGCGCGATATACATCTGAAAGAGATGATCCGACGTCGCTTTCTCAACGGGGCCGCTTGCCTTCGCGCGGCTCATGTACGAGTCGAAGAGCGCGGCTGTCTTTGACGAAACGGCGAACGCCCCCTTGATACCCGGACCCAGAATGTCAAGCGCGGACAGCGGTACGCCCGCCGCTCTTGCCGCGCGATACATATGAAGCAGCGGCACCTGGCTGAGTTTGTCTTCGTCCTTCAAGGCGCGCGTCTGCTCGCCCGGCGCGTATCCGCCGCCGACGTCCGAATGCACACCCGGATAGATGACTTCGTGAACATTGGCCGGATAGTGCTTTCCGTCACGCACGGAATCGAGCGGAAACGAGTCTCTGACTTCATGTGCGGCGATGTAGTGAACGCACTGCTCCACCATCGCCGGTATGCGCAGATCCTTCGCCCACTCGTAGTGGCCGTCCTTGCTCGTGACGGACAATCCGATACCTGCCAACGGCGAAATGACATAGGTGCCAATCCTGACAAGAGGACTGTGATCATACGTTTTGGCGCTTGCGGGCACGCCGGCCGAAGCGACGGTGTCGAACAGTCCCATGAAATAGAGGCGAATGGGATGCCCTTGATACGTCCAGCCGCCGGCACCCTGGCGACAGTCTTTCGCAATTCGAATCGCGAAAGCCCGTGCAAGTGCCGCACCGCGCGAAAAGCCGAACAGCGCCAGATTGATCATTCGTATCGGCTGTGACGGATTCTTTGCGCGTGCTTTGGCTTTCGCCACCAGTTTGTCGAAATCAGCGCGAGCTTTCACGAGCCGCGCGTCGCCGCCCGACGCCACGCCAAGCCCCATCGTGCTGTAGTCATGCTCGCCGATTTCCGGATACGGCGTACCGAGTCCGGGAACATAGATGGCGTACTTGCCCAACTCGTCATCGCTTTCCGGATGTGTCAGGAAGAGCCGCGCGACGTTGCTGTGCTTGAGTTTCGGTGTGTCGTTGAAGCGGTTGTTGCCCGTTCCATCAAAGAACACCGAGACCCATACCGTCTGGGAACAGTCAGGCGTTCCGGGCTTTTTCGACGGGTCAAGGCAAGCGATTGCGGCCGCCCGTTGCCTGCGCTCTTCGAGCGACAACGGGCGTAATCCTGCCAATGGCGGAAGCTGGGTATCGTCGAGCATGTCTACCCCGTCAGCGAACGTAAGGCAAACGGCGTTCGAGCTTCAAACGCGGCGGCGAAGGGCCGTCGTCCCCTGAAATCGCGCCTTCGATATGTCCATCCGGATAGAAGTGCACTTCGAGATATGCAGGCTTCTCCGGAATAGGCCCTTTGACTTCGACGTGCGCCTTCAGATGATCTTTGTCGGCGGGTTCGACAATTTTGTCCGACGGATAGGCCACGAGTGCTTCGCGCATGTAGTCGACGTCGATCGTAAACGGCGTTTTCGTCGAACGATCGAGCAGCACACAGCAGGCGTATTTGCCGCCACCCGATGTCTTTGTACTCAAAAAGACGTTGCCACCCGATATGCCGTTGACCGCGAAGTCCAGCAATGCCCGATCCGTGTAGTCGTAACCGACCAGTTCGAGCTGATACGGCTCTTTCGTGCAACCCGTCAAACTTGAAGATCCCACCATACCGACTCCGACAAGAATTCCGACCTTGAGCAGATTTCTCAAACGCATCACTCGAGTTTGTCCTCACAAAATGCGATCAGCGCGCAACGTGCACGGTCGGCGAGCAGCAAAGAACTGTTCCTTTCCTGATCGCTCGCCCCATTCAGCGCGTCGGCTACAAGGTCGTAGCGCATCGATTCATCGATCATTGCCAGCAAATCGTCGTCCGTCTGCGCCAACATATATAAGATTGAATCGACGATCCCCGCGTCGGTAAAGACGCTTACCTGTCGATCGTTCAACTTCAGTGGCGCGAGATACGGCGCGTCAGCCTGAAACTCGCGGATCACTTTCTGAAGCGAACCCTTGCGATCCAGATACCACCATTCGTCCAACATCGCGAGATACGACTTCAATTGGTATTCCGTCAATGCTTTTACCAATACGGGAATCACGCGTGTGTCGAACAGTTTGACCTGCCATTCAGTTCCGTCGTCGCATCTGGCATCCAGTCTAATCCGGATCGCGTCGGTCAGGCGTTGAAGCGAAAGCGGTGACACGATGAACGATAACCCGCGTGGATCCTCGACACATTTCTCGCAAAGCAGGCGCACTACATCGGACTGCGGCGAGTGGATTGCGATGACAAATGGCCCGAATTGCCGTGCGCCGATGTCATCCGGCGCGTCGAACACCAGCTCGATGTTCGGGGTCGCCGGAAAATCGAGCGCTTTCCCCGATAACACAGAGAAAAGCGTTGGATAGGCGACGCCATATACCAAGGCATAAAGCGCCCGTCCAGCGGCGTGTGCATGGAATCCGGCGATTTCCTGCTCCAGCGCTCCGGGCGCCATAGACTCGTTGACGGACACGTTTGAACTCATTTCGTACCCAGCAGCGCGCCCTGCGAGTATTCAGCGAGCAGGCAAGGAATGCAGATGGATTTCGGCATCGACGGCAGCGGATACACATCGCCCGTCGGCCCCGCAAACGAATGTTGACTTCCCTTGATGTCAATCTTCCCTGGCGCGTGAATCTCGATGTTTCCGCCTTTGATCCGAAGGTACGCGCCCCCCGACGTGAGCAGGATCTCCTGCTTCGCCGCCGCTTCGATGTTTTCCGTCGCGGACTGTACCTTGAAGGTCTTCTGCGCGGTCAATTCGATGTTATCGGCATGGGCCTGAATCTCGAGTTTGCCCTTGGCCGCGAAGAGTTTCATCCCTGCGTTCTGGACAAACAGGCTGAGCTTCTCCCCCACGCTTGCGATCAGCGACTTACCCGCTGCGATATGCGTGCTTTGCCCACTGACCAGAGTGATCTGCTGTGCCGCCGACACATGCGTCGAATCGTGCGTCGACATGCCGATACCTGCCGGACTCGCGAGCGCGATTACGGGTTGCGCGAACGCATTCGCACTGCCCGTGCCGCCGCCCGCTGTTCGACCACCCGAGGCTGAACCCTCGACGCTGTCTTGCATCGCATCGGCAAACGACTTCAACGCGTTGGAACCGCCCTTGAGGTTCTCCGCTTGATGCATCTCGCCAGCCGCGGACATCGCATCGATCACACCCTGTGAATTCGCGATTTGCTGCCGCGTCTCGCTCACATCCAGTTGCTGGCTGCCCACGCTCTTCGCGTACGTCGTCATGAGGAGACCTTCGGCAGCCCGTACCGCGCCGTAGTTGTCTGTGGCGAGATCGAAACCGCTGCCGAGATACGCACCGCGCGTGTTGCCATTCTGCGCGACCAGATAGCCCAGGTGCAGACCTGAATTTGCCGTCGTACTGTAGAGGTGCAAGCGGTTTTGGCCCGTCGCGTCGTCCATCACCATCTGGTTGTATCCACTACCTCCGAATTCCTTCGAACGATAGCCAGACAGCAAACCATTCGAATGCCACTGCGGTTTCGCCGCGTCGTTGTAGACCCTTGCCACCACAATCGGACGATCACAATCGCCATCGACGTAATCCACCAGGACTTCCTCGCCAACGCGCGGCAGATGCACGCCACCATAACCACCGCCGGCATCCGACTGCACGACGCGCAACCAGCACGACGCCCGTTCATCACCGCTATTGAGCCGGTCCCAGATGAAGCGCACCTTGATGCGATTCAGTTCGTCGGTATAGACCTCTTCGTTCTGCGGGCCGACGACTATCGCCGATTCGAGTTGCACATCCGGCTTCGCGTGCTCGAACGGACTGCGATAGGGCACCGTCGTCCGCTGCGCTTCGATATCGACGCGATAGAAGCCTTCCGCTCCGTCTCCGATCAGCGTGCTCGGCGCAGATGCACCTTCATGTCGCGCGCGCACTGCCGCCACAGTTGCCTGAAGGCTATGCGGAAAGACGGGCGCATCGTTGCTGACAGGCAGATTGTTCTCGATTGTCCAGACGGTTTCAATCACGGCGAATTCCCGCTGATCGGCCGCATCGCGATCGTGATCGGGATGGCCGCTCAATGTGAAGCGCTGTCCGGCATCGATACCGCGCATACCGCCGACACCATGGAAGCGCTTCGCTCGCGACTCCCACTCTTCCATACGGATGCGCGAAAGCTGATCGCCGCGATCCTGCTCGCCGTAGGTATAAGCACCGGTATATTCGTACACCTCTGCCTGCGCCGGCAATGCGCCCTGTGACGGCATCGTCGGCGTGCTGGTGCCCTTCGGGTTATAGATACCGGCGGGGTTTTTATAGTCGAACGTACGCGTCGTCAGCAGCGCGCTTTGCAACGTGCGCGTGCCCGACCATTGCGTGAGCGCATCCGTCTCGCTGTTCGCTCCAGCACGGTAGAAGCTCACCGTTTTCGGCGACGTGGGCTTGAATGACGACAGATTGTCGGCGATCACCAGCGTATGTGACTTGCCGTCCTCTGCCTGCTGCCAGAAACCATAAAGACCTTCCGATTCCAGCAATCGATGCACGAAGTTCCAGTCGTATTCGTCCTGCCGGCAATACGAACGCGTAGGCAACTGCCGGGAGAGTGCAAACTGAAATCGTCCTTGAGCCTGAGGATGAGCATTGAAAACATCACTGACGATTTCTTCGACGCTCACGTCCTGCCAGATACGCTGATCGCGCCTGAACTTGAGGAAGTGCATCCACGACGCAAAGCCGATCTGATAGCTCGTTAGCGTGCTATCCGAACCGAGCCGGCGTGCGGTATGGACAAAGCCGTTATGCGGCAAATAGGACTTATCGGACTGCTGGATCCAGAGCGTAACGGGCTGCGCGATCAGTTTCTTGAGTTCGATGTTCGACGACATCGAAACGACGTCCAGCGTGAACTCGAAGTGTCGCCCGACGCGCGAGTTGCCGACCACTCGTTGCGGCACGAGTACATCGCTGCCGAGCAGTGTATCCAGTTTCAGCAGCCGGTCGCCCTGTGCAAGACGACCTGTGATGGCTGCGATAACGTCCTGCGCCCCCATAACCCCTCTTTTTATCCGTTACTATTTAGCCCGCGCGATTCTACAAGAATAAAACGAATAAACCATTGGCCAGATTTTAAAAAATCATTAGTTTGGAATCGAGAAAGGTTAAATATGCGTCGGGCATTTTAAATGACGCGAAAATTCTACTTATGATTCGTATATCCGGTAATGCATACCGGGTGCTTTCGCGTAGGGTCGGCGGCTAACGGATGCATTGCGGCGAATCAAGCCGCCCGCACACCGTAAGCGCTCGTAGCCGAATCGATCTGCTGCGACTCGGTCATGACGGGATACAACCGGTAGCTCGGCGCGACGCTGACAGAACCGCTTCGTCGAACATCACGAGACTTCCTTCGGTAAAGACGAATGGAGGTATTGTCAGCGATTCATGTCATCGCATCGAATGGCTCCTATTGGCCGATTCCGCCTGAATCAGTTGGGCAGCAGTGCAGGTCAAGCAACCGTCTCAAAACGTCCGCCACGCCAAATTACCCATGAATTCATACGGCTGCTCCGTAGCGCCCGCGTCCAGGACTACCGGCCATCCGACGCGCGGGTGGTATGTATAGCTGGGCAAGACGAAGTACCGACCAAGCCTCACGTCGACAACTGTCGTCAATCGTTCGAATCTCCGCTCCATCCAACTGAACGCTAAAAAGTTCGAGCACGCTGACATCGAGAATATGCGACCCTACGCGAAGCCTGGCAATCGCCGGTCGCCCAGACCGAGCATATGATACGAATCTCCATTCGGCGGCTCCGCTTCATACCGCAGGACGATCTCGTAACTGCAAACCGGAGGGATCAAAACATAGTCACCCATCCCGCCCAGTGGATCATCAGTTCGTCTCGCGCAAATTGAATCAGGTGCGGTGCCCTACAGGTTGCTCACAACGATCTACAAGTCGTTTGTGGAAACTGTCGACGGTTCTAATCCCAATCTCGAACGACCGGTTAAAGGCCGCTCATCGCCGCCCCCCAACCCGAAGAAGCGCCCCTCCGACAAGACATCCACCGCCTCTCCACCGACCAGCAAAAACCTATCCAAAAACCCGCGCCCATACCGCCCGAATTCGCCGCGCACGGTCTGCAAGGAGATATGAAGCCGCCAGCGCAAGCAGACCCGAAACGACGCCCGTCGCGACATGTTCGACAATGGGAAACCGGTAGTGACTCGTATGCGAGAACGCATCGCCTATCGCCGTCAGACAGCCGACGATCAGCGCATTGCCATATCGATGCGAATAGAGTTTCGCAGCTGGCGTGAAAGTCAACAGTACCGCGAGGACTCCCGTGAGCAGCCCTGTCTGGATCGCAATCGTCCAGTGCACGAGGCTCAGGATATTGCCCCAGCTCCCCGGCATGCAGGTCATGCACGCACTGGTGGGTTGCCAGAAACGCTGGGCAAACAGGCGCATCCTGCGTTTCCACTCACTTGACATGATGCGCTCCCGTCGCTGCGTCACGTACGACGCCATTCCTTGCTTCGTCCAGATGCGCCCGTTCAAACGCCCCAATAGCATTAGACCCAAAGAGCAGCGTATCCACGGTGCAATAATACCTCTGCGACGGGATCGACACCCCATTCATGTCGTGTCGTGAACGAGCGCCCAGGTGGGTTTGACACCTTGCATGCGCGGCATTCGCCAGATCGATAAGATGACGCGTCAACACGATTCTCACTCGCTAGCCTCTAGAGGAGGATGAGTGATGAGCAACGAGTCCGTACCGGGCGACCCTACGCCGCCCCCTCAGCCCGCAGAAGGGGACACCCGCAGCGACGACGACACGCTGACCAACGCGCCCTTCGTGCGCAGTCATCCACGCCTGCAGCAACTGTTTCCCGTCCTTACCGAAGCGGAACTCAGCAGAGTGCGGCGCTTTGGCAGGGTATCGCGCTACCCCAAAGGCGCAATGCTCTATCGCGTGGGAGAGCGCACCCCGGGCATGTTCGTGCTGCTGTCGGGCAAGATCCGGGCAGTCGCCCGCGATGGCCTCGGTCGTGAGCAGATCATCCACACGTTCACCCAGCGCGGCGAATTCACCTCTGACGTAAACCAGTTCTCGAACAAGCCTTCGTTCGTGGATTCCTGCGTCATCGAAGACGTCGAAGCAGTGCTGGTCCGGCCCGACGACCTCAGTCCGCTACTGACGGGTGAAGCCGAACTCGGCGAAAAGATCATGCGCGCGCTGATTCTCAGGCGCTTCGTTGCAATGGAGCGCGTGAACGGCGCCGTTCTGGTCGGCGTGACCGGTAATCCGCGGCTGCTCGCGCTGCAAAACTTCCTGCGCCGCAACACCTATCCGAACGTCACACTCGATGCTGAACAGGACGCCGGTTCCGTCGCGCTACTCGAAGGACTGACACCCCGGCCGGATGACTTTCCGCTCGTCATCTGTCCAAACGGCACGGTGCTGCGCAACCCCGATGAAGGGCAGCTTGCGTCGTGTCTCGGACTGATTCCCGACTTCGACCCCGCCCATGTCTACGATGTGGCGATCGTCGGCGCGGGTCCCGCCGGACTTGCGGCAGCCGTCTACGCGGCATCCGAGGGAATGTCGGTCGCGGTGCTCGACTGTCGCGCGCCCGGTGGCCAGGCCGGTGCGAGCGCGCGCATCGAGAACTTTTTCGGTTTCCCTACAGGCATCACGGGGCACGCGCTCGCGGACCGCGCGTTCGTTCAGGCGCAGAAGTTCGGTGCGCACATCGGCATCCCGTGCGAGGTCAAGGCGCTGTATTGCGACAGGCAACCACCCGTCGTCGAGCTTACCGATGGCCATCGAATCACCGCGCGCACCGTGGTCATCGCGACGGGCGCCGAGTACCGTCGACCCGTCGTCGAGGATCTCGAGCGTTTCGAGGGCCGAGGCGTCTACTACTGGGCGACGCCGATCGAAGCGAAGCTATGTCGCAACGAACCGGTGATGTTGATCGGGGGCGGCAATTCGGCGGGACAGGCAG
Protein-coding regions in this window:
- a CDS encoding 3-ketoacyl-ACP reductase, which encodes MSKISGKCSTALVTGARRGIGRSICVALARRGFDIVLTDVVDDQDAATTCGLVRDEGQEALFIQSDLSDVASHESVVEEAVRFKGSLECLVNNAGIGSPSRGDLLDVSPKAFDAVLGVNLRGTFFTTQVVARHMCATSSTAARSIVTVSSVSADMASPERAEYCLSKSALPMMTRLFALRLASANVGVFEVRPGIIRTPMTSGVAEKYEARFREGLVPAGRWGESDEVGQAVATLASGLLPFATGSVVNVDGGLSIPAF
- a CDS encoding GMC family oxidoreductase, producing MKTTTYDYVIVGGGSAGCVLANRLSADPSIKVLLLEAGGSDRHPFFSMPAGFAKMTRGIGSWGWFTVPQKHLNNRVLRFTQAKVIGGGSSINAQIYTRGVPADYDDWEQKAGATGWSYRDVLPYFKKSENNQRFANEYHSYGGPLGVSNPISPLPICEAFFQAGQELGIPFNPDFNGASQEGLGYYQLTQLDARRSSTAAGFIRPVLGRANLTVSMQARTLRVIVEGNRATGVEYVTGDSRDPQIVRASREVIVSSGAIGSPKLLMQSGIGPADHLASVGIKPVHDLRGVGSNLQDHLDLFVIAECTGDHTYDKYNKLHNAAWAGLQYLLLKKGPVASSLFETGGFWYADRDARDRSPDIQFHLGLGSGIEAGMAKLNNAGVTLNTAYLRPRSRGTVRLASANPAAAPLLDPNYWADPYDRDMAIKGLRLARDILRAPAMKRYVQSEVLPGARVNTDQELFDYACANAKTDHHPVGTCRMGRPDDPDSVVTPDLRLIGLDGLRVVDASVMPYLPSCNTNAPTIMVAEKAADMIIQSQTSRGFREHQSANAGRFNQPVHDAAPGRPGSAVHRADV
- a CDS encoding dihydrodipicolinate synthase family protein; the protein is MQHREDQVPPSTAPTFNRVAYAAAHVVVDPSRAYEPWGDTPPVDWDATLAFRSYLYGLGFKVAEAMDTAQRGMGIGWPTAAELIRRSIAHARSIPGADLACGAGTDHLDGTRSHTLADIVGAYKDQFEVIESAGGRPIMMASRALCAAAQSADDYKHVYDAVISASRNKVVLHWLGDAFDASLSGYWGSRDVATAMATVLDIIRLHRDKIEGIKISLLNAEYERQLRSRLPESVVMFTGDDYNYGELIAGDSTGHSHALLGIFDPIAPVASRALVKLAAGETDAYRQIIDPTVALSRELFVAPTQYYKAGVVFLAWLNGHQRHFSMAGGMQSARSVAHYAEVFRKADVAGVLTRPELARRRMSEYLSLAAGIDN
- a CDS encoding MFS transporter produces the protein MTTQATSAVSASSVSDADANVTGKDLRRVIAASVAGSAMEWYDFSIYGTASALIFSDLFFPGLDKAAGLLAIFGAYAAGFFARPFGGLFFGWLGDKYGRKSVLVATVLLMGGSTFCIGLLPTWHQVGVWAAALLVALRLLQGFGAGAEQAGASLIVSEFAPPARRGFYAALPFAGCIIGILLANGIFTLVQRLPKDEFLSYGWRVPFLFSVFVIVAGIVIRMRVKESPVFEEIRKSGHASKQPVRDLMSEARGTLLVAFCLRVGENGSSYLYQVFALSYLTKVLLVDKSVGTIGLTIAAALAVFTIPMMGWLSDRFGRRLMYRLVALFTCLWAFPAFWLFTTKDPVLIVISMAVAIGVGVFGMYGIQGAYFPELFNARYRYTGIAVSKEFAAVASGGIAPFIAAALLAWAQGAYWPISTYIAVLAGISFIATLFAPETQGISLRQ
- a CDS encoding T6SS phospholipase effector Tle1-like catalytic domain-containing protein, with translation MLDDTQLPPLAGLRPLSLEERRQRAAAIACLDPSKKPGTPDCSQTVWVSVFFDGTGNNRFNDTPKLKHSNVARLFLTHPESDDELGKYAIYVPGLGTPYPEIGEHDYSTMGLGVASGGDARLVKARADFDKLVAKAKARAKNPSQPIRMINLALFGFSRGAALARAFAIRIAKDCRQGAGGWTYQGHPIRLYFMGLFDTVASAGVPASAKTYDHSPLVRIGTYVISPLAGIGLSVTSKDGHYEWAKDLRIPAMVEQCVHYIAAHEVRDSFPLDSVRDGKHYPANVHEVIYPGVHSDVGGGYAPGEQTRALKDEDKLSQVPLLHMYRAARAAGVPLSALDILGPGIKGAFAVSSKTAALFDSYMSRAKASGPVEKATSDHLFQMYIARSYLSKLTNDEKAQARVAAAEQVLTETHNNDLVPNVRKELAIITADGNAVNEATASAETKRLDGGKLSLREETLARAYEDVSLIVGEAEQRDRLLDFFDYLVHDSVAGFAKDFSKLQNWRMVYFGQVAYEPANDWSLSGPASPL
- a CDS encoding DUF3304 domain-containing protein, which produces MVGSSSLTGCTKEPYQLELVGYDYTDRALLDFAVNGISGGNVFLSTKTSGGGKYACCVLLDRSTKTPFTIDVDYMREALVAYPSDKIVEPADKDHLKAHVEVKGPIPEKPAYLEVHFYPDGHIEGAISGDDGPSPPRLKLERRLPYVR